The following coding sequences lie in one Streptomyces albofaciens JCM 4342 genomic window:
- a CDS encoding helix-turn-helix domain-containing protein, with amino-acid sequence MARPITDTDRAAVRRLHGQGKARNEIARAIGRSPSTVSKIAAAFEPPLTFERGPEVVAATEARRIDLAARRAQLAEALHVDAERLRAQLWEPTTYGEFAGRDGEWHEAYLDKPRFADQRAIIAAAGTAIQQSLRLAPAEGGEGADQVRSMLGTLGEALARAAGDPDDDGGADGG; translated from the coding sequence ATGGCGCGCCCCATCACTGACACAGACCGCGCCGCGGTGCGCCGCCTGCATGGACAGGGCAAGGCCCGCAACGAGATCGCCCGCGCCATCGGGCGCAGCCCGTCGACCGTGTCCAAGATCGCCGCCGCCTTCGAACCGCCCCTCACCTTCGAGCGGGGGCCCGAGGTCGTCGCCGCCACCGAAGCGCGTCGCATCGACCTCGCCGCCCGCCGTGCCCAGCTCGCCGAGGCCCTGCACGTCGACGCCGAGCGTCTGCGGGCGCAGCTATGGGAGCCCACCACCTACGGGGAGTTCGCGGGCCGCGATGGTGAGTGGCACGAGGCGTACCTCGACAAGCCGAGGTTCGCTGATCAGCGCGCCATCATCGCCGCGGCCGGCACCGCCATCCAGCAGTCACTACGCCTCGCCCCGGCCGAGGGCGGCGAGGGCGCCGACCAGGTCCGATCGATGCTCGGCACGCTCGGCGAAGCGTTGGCCCGCGCCGCCGGCGACCCGGACGACGATGGAGGCGCCGACGGGGGGTGA
- a CDS encoding PBSX family phage terminase large subunit — MLNLDALPLSRKQLRSVGQATARINLWHGSVRSGKTIASLLAFVIAVATAGPSGLIIVCGRSLQTIERNVLEPLQDRALFGPLARHIVHTRGATTATILGRTVHLIGAADARAEGRLRGLTAQLAYVDEATLVPEGFWTQLLARLSVPGARLYATTNPDSPRHWLKTQYLDRVGELNLRAWHFRLSDNPSLSAEYVADLAAEYVGLWRRRMIDGAWCVAEGAIYDMWDQARHVVTDLPDMRRYHVGIDYGTTNPFAAVLLGEGVDGRLYVAAEWRHDSRATHRSMTDAQYSAAVREWLAEWSHPSAGPDDQGVTPEWTFIDPSAKSFLTQLWQDGYPGIARASNEVASGIRSVSSLLAAGRLLVHESCEGLLDELPGYSWDPKATARGEDAPLKVDDHSCDALRYVIHSTAHEWRHLLTAPPKEAAAA; from the coding sequence TTGCTCAACCTCGACGCGCTTCCCCTCTCCCGCAAACAGCTTCGCTCGGTCGGGCAGGCCACGGCCCGGATCAACCTGTGGCATGGGTCCGTACGGTCCGGCAAGACGATCGCGTCTCTGCTGGCATTCGTCATCGCGGTTGCTACCGCGGGCCCGTCCGGTCTGATCATCGTCTGTGGGCGCAGCCTCCAGACGATCGAGCGCAACGTGCTCGAACCCCTGCAAGACCGGGCCCTGTTCGGGCCCCTCGCCCGGCACATCGTCCACACCCGCGGCGCCACCACCGCAACGATTCTCGGGCGCACCGTCCACCTGATCGGTGCCGCCGACGCCCGCGCCGAGGGCAGGCTCCGCGGCCTGACCGCGCAGCTCGCCTACGTCGATGAGGCCACCCTGGTCCCCGAGGGTTTTTGGACGCAGCTCCTCGCACGTCTGTCCGTGCCGGGCGCGCGCCTGTACGCGACGACGAACCCGGACTCGCCGCGGCACTGGCTCAAGACGCAGTATCTCGACCGCGTCGGCGAGCTGAACCTGCGCGCGTGGCACTTCCGCCTGTCCGACAACCCGTCGTTGTCGGCCGAGTACGTCGCCGACCTCGCCGCCGAATACGTCGGTCTGTGGCGACGGCGGATGATCGACGGGGCGTGGTGCGTCGCTGAGGGCGCCATCTACGACATGTGGGACCAGGCGCGCCACGTCGTCACGGACCTGCCGGACATGCGCCGGTATCACGTCGGCATCGACTACGGCACGACGAACCCGTTCGCCGCCGTCCTGTTGGGCGAGGGAGTCGACGGCCGGCTGTACGTGGCCGCCGAGTGGCGCCATGACTCCCGCGCCACGCACCGCAGCATGACCGACGCGCAGTACAGCGCCGCCGTACGGGAATGGCTGGCCGAGTGGTCCCACCCGTCCGCCGGCCCGGACGACCAGGGCGTGACGCCGGAGTGGACGTTCATCGACCCTTCCGCAAAATCGTTTCTCACCCAGTTGTGGCAGGACGGCTACCCCGGCATCGCCCGTGCCTCGAACGAGGTCGCATCCGGCATTCGCTCTGTGTCGAGCCTGCTCGCCGCCGGCCGCCTGCTCGTACACGAGTCGTGCGAGGGCCTGCTCGACGAACTGCCTGGCTACAGCTGGGATCCGAAGGCCACCGCGCGTGGTGAGGACGCCCCCTTGAAGGTCGACGACCACTCGTGCGACGCGTTGCGGTACGTCATCCACTCGACCGCTCACGAGTGGCGCCACCTTCTCACCGCACCACCGAAGGAGGCTGCCGCCGCGTGA
- a CDS encoding phage portal protein produces MTLPENGAAWPPPQLAPLYREMRVDDAWYSGDRKRLADIYQHQQRREDGRRRLWARHRQQQPGQRDTRLHIPLAGDIATTSADLLFSEPPTFTVDDAGTQDRLADLVEAGGIENTLLEAAEVAAALGGVYLRVTWDASLAPRPLLTVVHADQAAPEFRWGQLTGVTFWRELASTEATVWRHLERHEPGRILHGLYEGTADRLGRRVPLTEHPEVAALADSLGPEGDTIETGIDELTAAYVPNIKPNRRHRRSPFGRSDYAAPLHDLMDALDETWSSWLRDIRLARARLIVPDGYLRDHGPGRGASFDDDREIWQALSIPPTEGGSGITLSQFAIRVTEHQSTADSLVQQAVRSAGYSAQSFGLGDQGGAVTATEVNARERRSMITRDKKSRYWRPALAHILFVMLRLDRALFTPSLVVDRPRIVFGDAVSEDPQSVAQTLSLLQQAQAVSTDTKVRALHPDWDDTAVAEEVARIHAETGQAAPDPVGAFPLAA; encoded by the coding sequence ATGACGCTTCCTGAGAACGGCGCAGCGTGGCCGCCGCCGCAGCTCGCCCCGCTGTACCGCGAGATGCGCGTCGATGACGCGTGGTACTCCGGGGACCGCAAGCGCCTCGCCGACATCTACCAGCACCAGCAGAGGCGCGAGGACGGGCGGCGCCGGCTGTGGGCCCGCCACCGCCAGCAGCAGCCCGGGCAGCGCGATACCCGCCTGCATATCCCGCTCGCCGGCGACATCGCCACCACGTCCGCCGATCTCCTGTTCTCCGAACCGCCCACGTTCACTGTCGACGACGCTGGCACGCAGGATCGGCTTGCGGACCTTGTCGAGGCTGGAGGCATCGAGAACACCCTGCTTGAGGCGGCCGAGGTCGCCGCCGCCCTCGGCGGCGTGTACCTGCGCGTCACCTGGGATGCCTCCCTGGCGCCCCGGCCGCTGCTGACTGTCGTGCACGCCGACCAGGCCGCGCCCGAATTCCGCTGGGGGCAACTGACCGGCGTCACCTTCTGGCGCGAACTCGCTTCGACCGAGGCGACCGTGTGGCGCCACCTCGAACGGCATGAGCCCGGCCGCATTCTGCACGGCCTGTACGAGGGCACCGCCGACCGCCTCGGCCGCCGCGTGCCGCTCACCGAGCACCCCGAGGTCGCCGCCCTCGCCGACTCTCTCGGCCCCGAGGGCGACACGATCGAGACCGGCATCGACGAACTCACCGCCGCCTACGTCCCCAACATCAAGCCCAACCGGCGCCACCGCAGGAGCCCGTTCGGCCGCTCCGACTACGCCGCCCCGCTTCATGACCTCATGGACGCGCTTGACGAGACGTGGTCGAGCTGGCTGCGCGACATCCGGCTCGCCCGCGCGCGGCTGATCGTCCCCGACGGATACCTGCGCGACCACGGCCCCGGGCGCGGCGCGAGCTTCGACGACGACCGGGAAATCTGGCAAGCCCTGTCGATCCCGCCGACCGAGGGCGGGTCGGGGATCACCTTGTCGCAGTTCGCGATCAGGGTCACCGAACACCAGTCGACGGCCGACTCGCTCGTGCAGCAGGCCGTACGGTCCGCCGGGTACTCCGCCCAGTCGTTCGGGCTCGGCGACCAGGGCGGCGCCGTCACCGCGACCGAGGTCAACGCCCGCGAGCGACGGTCGATGATCACGCGTGACAAGAAGTCGCGCTACTGGCGCCCCGCGCTCGCGCACATCCTGTTCGTCATGCTGCGCCTCGACCGTGCGCTGTTCACTCCGAGTCTCGTGGTCGACCGGCCCCGCATCGTGTTCGGGGACGCTGTCAGCGAGGACCCGCAATCGGTCGCACAGACGCTCTCCCTGCTCCAGCAGGCGCAGGCCGTCAGCACCGACACCAAGGTACGCGCGCTGCATCCGGACTGGGACGACACCGCCGTTGCCGAAGAGGTTGCCCGCATCCATGCGGAGACCGGGCAGGCCGCCCCCGACCCTGTCGGAGCGTTTCCGCTCGCCGCCTGA